The following proteins come from a genomic window of Carassius gibelio isolate Cgi1373 ecotype wild population from Czech Republic chromosome B8, carGib1.2-hapl.c, whole genome shotgun sequence:
- the si:dkey-6n6.1 gene encoding extracellular matrix protein 2 translates to MYKPLALCLFLALLAAEGKQEKGRRERQKSSRRFLSTEDAPDYGNPFLPGRSSQCLVNGISLFEGAVWSPEPCSVCQCKDGAASCRTIPCPARASPTLKSVASKPSPTSVGKTSSKNRLTGNGKPPVGMEVLEVKPKKNKLVITPAKQPPSNVPKKQVKKNQEVSVSLDPGKPPKTPVIPTGPRFMRPVHFDYDDHDDDDYLEDDSDSDDDDDDNRSIPVFRSAVRPAALERRVIPPTFKPARPRAQPAFALPTRKSVILPTGRPLPAPTRRLVDRGIGRPVISTSVHMESLPAGCLLSESLIACGNTRLTQMPIIKDAGVRSLFLADNKISKIPWHALAGLPNLEWLDLSKNKLDDFSLGPDVFRNLTKLRRLNLDGNNFTKVPSLPPSLVELKINDNKLSALTPHSFQGLSQLLTLELEDNYFHDGNVSPLAFKPLRRLIYLRLDDNKFRAIPSGLPVSVQELHLSDNKIEVVHSGLLNKTTNLRVLNLSHNRIREDRIHPRAWIHLLKLEYLDLSHNKMVHVPSFLPVGLRQLILHHNQIERIPGYVFGHLRPGLDSLQLSYNRLREDGINEVSFLGLYNSLTELLLDHNQLRSIPRGILQLKNLQHLRLNHNYISYITMNSLCDTTAREDSLLLSVHLEYNLIDRRLIPPTAFSCIKTYQSVLLRPQRYEEHHE, encoded by the exons ATGTACAAGCCATTAGCTTTGTGTCTGTTTTTAGCACTTTTAGCAGCTGAGGGGAAACAAGAAAAGGGaagaagagagagacagaagagctCCAGACGATTCTTATCCACTGAGGATGCACCTGACTATGGTAACCCTTTCCTTCCAG GGCGTAGCAGCCAGTGTTTGGTGAATGGGATTTCTCTGTTTGAGGGGGCTGTGTGGTCTCCAGAGCCTTGCAGTGTGTGCCAGTGTAAAGATGGAGCCGCAAGCTGCCGAACCATCCCCTGCCCAGCCAGAG CTTCACCCACCCTGAAGTCTGTGGCCAGTAAGCCCAGTCCAACATCTGTAGGGAAAACAAGCTCGAAAAACAGACTGACAGGGAATGGAAAACCACCTGTGGGGATGGAGGTTCTGGAGGTGAAACCAAAGAAGAACAAGTTGGTGATCACCCCAGCAAAACAA CCTCCCTCAAATGTTCCTAAGAAGCAAGTGAAGAAAAACCAGGAGGTGAGTGTGAGTCTGGATCCTGGAAAACCTCCTAAGACCCCTGTAATACCCACAGGACCAAGGTTTATGAGACCAGTCCATTTTGATTATGACGACCATGATGATGACGACTATCTAGAGGACGACAGCGacagtgatgatgatgacgatgataaCCGCAGCATTCCGGTGTTCAGATCTGCTGTTCGTCCTGCAGCACTCGAAAGACGAGTAATACCGCCCACATTCAAACCGGCCAGACCACGAGCACAGCCAGCCTTTGCTCTTCCTACAAGAAAATCTGTGATCCTGCCCACTGGAAGGCCACTGCCAGCCCCCACTCGGAGACTGGTGGATCGAGGTATTGGCCGTCCAGTCATCAGTACCTCTGTTCATATGGAGTCTCTCCCAGCAGGCTGCCTGCTTTCAGAGTCTCTTATTGCTTGTGGAAACACTCGCCTTACCCAAATGCCCATCATCAAAGATGCTGGGGTCCGGAGTCTCTTTCTAGCAG ATAACAAAATCAGCAAGATCCCATGGCATGCTCTGGCAGGTCTTCCCAACCTGGAGTGGCTCGACCTCAGCAAGAACAAGCTGGATGATTTCTCTTTGGGTCCAGATGTGTTTCGG AACTTGACGAAGCTCAGGAGGTTGAACCTTGATGGAAACAACTTCACTAAAGTGCCATCTCTCCCTCCGTCGCTGGTGGAGCTGAAGATCAACGATAATAAACTCAGTGCTCTCACTCCCCACAGCTTTCAGG GTTTGTCTCAGCTGCTGACACTGGAGTTAGAGGATAATTATTTCCACGATGGAAATGTCTCTCCTCTGGCCTTCAAGCCTCTCAGGAGGCTGATTTACCTCAGGCTGGATGACAATAAGTTCAGGGCTATTCCCTCTGGTCTGCCTGTTTCAGTACAG GAGCTACACCTGTCTGACAACAAGATAGAGGTGGTCCATTCAGGGCTCCTCAACAAGACCACAAACCTGAGAGTCCTGAACCTCAGCCATAACCGAATCCGAGAAGACCGCATTCATCCAAGAGCATGGATACACTTGCT GAAACTGGAGTATTTGGACCTTTCCCACAATAAGATGGTTCACGTTCCCTCTTTCCTGCCGGTTGGTCTGCGACAGCTCATCTTGCATCACAACCAAATTGAGCGCATCCCTGGCTATGTGTTCGGCCACCTGCGACCTGGTCTGGACTCCCTGCAGCTCTCGTACAACCGTCTGCGTGAGGACGGGATAAATGAAGTGTCCTTCCTGGGCCTGTACAACTCGCTGACTGAACTTCTGTTGGACCATAACCAGCTCAGATCAATCCCACGAGGCATTCTACAGTTAAAGAACCTGCAGCACCTGAGACTGAACCACAACTACATCAG CTACATCACTATGAACTCATTGTGTGACACCACGGCCCGTGAGGACTCCCTGCTGTTGTCTGTTCATCTGGAGTACAACCTGATCGACCGCCGCCTGATTCCACCAACAGCCTTCTCCTGCATTAAAACCTACCAGAGCGTCCTTCTGCGGCCCCAGAGATACGAAGAGCACCATGAATGA